The Cervus elaphus chromosome 22, mCerEla1.1, whole genome shotgun sequence genome has a window encoding:
- the WBP2NL gene encoding postacrosomal sheath WW domain-binding protein, which translates to MAVNQSHTESRRGALIPSGESVLKQCEDVDLCFLQKPVESYLFNGTKKGTLFLTSYRVVFVTSHLVNDPMLSFMMPFGLMGDCTIEQPIFAPNYIKGTIQAAPGGGWEGQAVFKLSFRKGGAIEFAQLMVKAASAAARGIPLGSVNYWFDTSGLYIITVPGAAACSPQTSCPAYPVVIYGPPPPGYGVQPGEYGTPPEGYGAQPGGYGAPPVGYGAPPGGYGAPPGGYGAPPGGYGAPPGGYGAPPGGYGALPGGYGAPPAGYGAPPVGNEALPPAYEAPSAGNTAASHRSVAAQQETSLPSTSSSQVHLPPSQS; encoded by the exons ATGGCAGTGAACCAGAGCCACACCGAGAGCCGTCGTGGGGCCCTCATCCCCTCTGGCGAAAG TGTCTTGAAGCAGTGTGAGGATGTGGACCTCTGCTTCCTACAGAAACCAGTGGAATCCTATCTCTTTAATGGTACAAAGAAAGGAACGTTGTTTCTCACTTCATACCGg gtGGTCTTCGTGACGTCACACTTAGTCAATGACCCCATGCTTTCCTTTATGATGCCGTTTGGCCTGATGGGTGACTGCACCATTGAACAACCAATTTTTGCCCCCAACTACATTAAAGGAACCATTCAGGCAGCTCCGGGTG GTGGCTGGGAAGGACAAGCTGTTTTTAAGTTATCCTTCAGGAAAGGAGGTGCCATCGAATTTGCCCAACTGATGGTAAAAGCTGCCTCTGCTG CTGCCAGAGGAATTCCACTTGGAAGTGTAAATTACTGGTTTGACACTTCAGGACTGTACATAATTACTGTCCCAGGGGCTGCAGCGTGCTCCCCACAGACATCTTGTCCAG catATCCAGTTGTGATCTATGGACCCCCACCACCAGGATATGGAGTCCAACCAGGGGAATATGGAACTCCACCAGAAGGATATGGAGCCCAACCAGGGGGATATGGAGCCCCACCTGTGGGATATGGAGCCCCTCCTGGGGGATATGGAGCCCCACCTGGGGGATATGGAGCCCCTCCTGGGGGATATGGAGCCCCACCTGGGGGATATGGAGCCCCTCCTGGGGGATATGGTGCCTTACCTGGGGGATACGGAGCCCCACCTGCAGGATATGGAGCCCCACCAGTGGGAAATGAAGCCCTACCACCAGCATATGAAGCTCCATCTGCTGGAAATACAGCTGCCTCTCACAGATCTGTGGCAGCTCAGCAGGAGACTTCTCTTCCCTCTACCTCATCTTCTCAGGTCCATTTACCACCTTCTCAGAGTTAA